A genomic segment from Pseudoduganella chitinolytica encodes:
- a CDS encoding flagellar protein FlaG: MTIDSLGSLAGVRGNLLASDNGPTTAPATATRPPATPTATVNPVTAKDAPASMDELQDAVGKLNASIQGSSQSLEFSIDEDSKRTVVKLVDLTTKEVVRQYPSEEALRISKSLDGFKGLLVRHAV, from the coding sequence ATGACTATCGATTCGCTAGGTTCGCTGGCCGGCGTCAGGGGCAATTTGCTGGCCAGCGACAATGGCCCGACAACCGCGCCGGCAACGGCCACGCGGCCGCCGGCCACGCCGACGGCGACCGTCAATCCCGTCACGGCCAAGGATGCCCCGGCGTCCATGGACGAGCTGCAGGACGCGGTCGGCAAGCTGAACGCGTCCATCCAGGGCAGTTCGCAAAGCCTCGAGTTTTCCATCGACGAGGACAGCAAGCGCACTGTCGTCAAACTGGTCGATCTCACGACCAAGGAAGTCGTGCGGCAATATCCTTCCGAGGAAGCGCTGCGCATCTCCAAATCACTGGACGGCTTCAAAGGTTTGCTGGTTCGCCACGCCGTCTGA
- a CDS encoding flagellin N-terminal helical domain-containing protein has translation MASVINTNVASLNSQRNLSSSASALSTSLQRLSSGLRINSAKDDAAGLAISDRMNSQIRGMTQATRNANDGVSMAQTAEGALSSSGDILQRIRELAVQSSNASNSSSDRQALQTEVTQLGSELNRIAQTTTFNGQALLDGSMGTANFQVGADANQLISANGANFLTSTYGNNRVENDQAVTAATNTSVSADVTISGGRGTKKITTQAGDSAKTIAANINKQTADTGVTASAKTEVNLKMTGGEAVSFELKGDNKTNAVAINFTVGGTGSNASDYASGINAINSQSAKTGITAEYDQKNGGIKLSHASGETIEVDNKNTAATTFDVAAYKTDKTLSAATAVAGGGPAVANGSVTFDSENSFSVTDAGTGLGVGAAAGATTAQSSKLNSVAELDVTNFENAQKAIKIADAALASVNTQRAAYGALQSRFSSAISNLSATTENLSASKSRIVDTDFAAETASMTRGQILQQAGTAMLAQANSLPNGVLSLLRG, from the coding sequence ATGGCATCCGTAATCAACACCAACGTCGCATCCCTGAACTCGCAGCGCAACCTGAGCTCGTCCGCATCCGCCCTGTCCACCTCGCTGCAGCGTCTGTCCTCCGGTCTGCGTATCAACAGCGCCAAGGACGACGCGGCTGGCCTGGCGATCTCCGATCGTATGAACTCGCAGATCCGCGGCATGACGCAAGCCACCCGTAACGCCAACGACGGCGTGTCGATGGCACAAACGGCCGAAGGCGCACTGTCCTCGTCCGGCGACATCCTGCAGCGTATCCGTGAACTGGCCGTGCAGTCGTCGAACGCATCGAACTCGTCTTCCGACCGCCAGGCCCTGCAGACCGAAGTTACCCAGCTGGGCTCGGAACTGAACCGTATCGCACAAACCACCACGTTCAACGGCCAGGCGCTGCTGGACGGCTCGATGGGTACGGCGAATTTCCAGGTTGGCGCCGACGCCAACCAGCTGATCTCCGCCAACGGCGCGAACTTCCTGACCAGCACGTACGGTAACAACCGTGTGGAAAACGACCAGGCAGTCACCGCCGCGACAAACACCTCGGTCAGCGCCGATGTAACGATTTCCGGTGGCCGTGGCACGAAGAAAATCACGACCCAGGCGGGCGATTCGGCCAAGACCATCGCTGCCAACATCAACAAGCAGACCGCCGACACGGGCGTCACCGCCTCGGCCAAGACCGAAGTCAACCTGAAGATGACCGGCGGCGAAGCGGTCAGCTTCGAGCTGAAGGGTGACAACAAGACCAACGCCGTGGCGATTAACTTCACGGTCGGCGGTACCGGTTCGAATGCCAGCGACTACGCGTCGGGCATCAACGCCATCAATTCGCAGTCCGCCAAGACCGGCATCACGGCTGAATACGACCAGAAGAACGGCGGTATCAAGCTGTCGCACGCTTCGGGTGAAACCATCGAAGTCGACAACAAGAACACGGCCGCAACGACGTTCGACGTAGCCGCGTACAAAACCGACAAGACGCTGAGCGCTGCCACGGCAGTTGCGGGCGGTGGTCCTGCTGTCGCCAATGGCAGCGTGACGTTCGACTCCGAAAACAGCTTCTCCGTGACCGACGCCGGTACCGGCCTGGGCGTTGGTGCCGCAGCTGGCGCCACCACGGCCCAGTCGTCGAAACTGAACTCGGTTGCCGAACTGGACGTGACGAACTTCGAGAACGCCCAGAAGGCCATCAAGATCGCCGATGCCGCCCTGGCCAGCGTGAACACCCAGCGCGCCGCCTACGGTGCTCTGCAGTCGCGCTTCTCGTCGGCCATCTCGAACCTGTCGGCAACGACCGAGAACCTGTCCGCATCGAAGAGCCGTATCGTCGACACCGACTTCGCCGCAGAAACCGCAAGCATGACCCGCGGCCAGATCCTGCAGCAGGCCGGTACCGCGATGCTGGCCCAGGCGAACTCGCTGCCGAACGGCGTGCTGAGCCTGCTGCGCGGCTAA
- a CDS encoding GGDEF domain-containing protein: MSSKSTTQASAEQNPADIAREAFRRLAIRRIAPTPEAYRDIYNEIAGIPTPPPLGPTAAPAVDNGPENVLTRFAARMTEQPGELADFGRRFNRAVKARDWEAYAATLSQLAERPLRKAGGIELAPMPEGEQTRLLRDLLSRTLTLAVASLLTGTPALAAEAESLGAATKEAHTEADLSEIAVRLKQLCYQIELKSGDTAEQQELLLRLFRLLLENVSELLDDDSWLRGQVDAVQALIEGPLDARALEAATRSLKDVIYKQSQLKHSMADVKVTVKNMMMTFIDRLGQVAASTGDFHEKIGNYSAKISQAQDIGELNSILDEVLQETRIVQGEALKARDNMVTARQEVQDAEARIHALETQLQHMSELVREDQLTGSLNRRGLDDVFERETARADRRGTPLCIAVLDLDDFKKLNDTYGHIAGDGALKHLVKIVKETLRSMDVIARFGGEEFLIMLPETTVDAAVATMTRLQRELTRHFFMHENEKVLITFSAGVALRRPHEDQTELVKRADQAMYTAKKTGKNRVVVAE; encoded by the coding sequence ATGTCCAGCAAATCCACCACCCAGGCCAGCGCGGAGCAGAATCCCGCGGACATTGCACGCGAAGCGTTCCGGCGCCTGGCGATCCGCCGGATTGCGCCCACGCCGGAAGCCTACCGCGACATCTACAACGAAATCGCCGGCATTCCGACGCCGCCACCGCTCGGCCCCACTGCCGCCCCGGCCGTCGACAACGGCCCGGAAAACGTACTGACGCGCTTTGCCGCGCGCATGACGGAACAGCCCGGCGAGCTGGCCGACTTCGGCCGCCGCTTCAACCGCGCCGTCAAGGCACGCGACTGGGAAGCCTACGCGGCAACGCTGTCGCAACTGGCCGAACGGCCGCTGCGCAAGGCAGGCGGGATCGAGCTGGCGCCAATGCCGGAGGGCGAACAGACGCGCCTGCTGCGCGACCTGCTGAGCCGCACCTTGACGCTGGCGGTCGCGTCCCTGCTGACGGGGACGCCGGCGCTGGCCGCCGAGGCCGAATCGCTGGGCGCCGCCACCAAGGAAGCGCACACGGAAGCGGACCTGTCGGAAATCGCCGTCCGGCTGAAGCAGCTGTGCTACCAGATCGAACTGAAGAGCGGCGACACGGCCGAACAGCAGGAACTGCTGCTGCGCCTGTTCCGCCTGCTGCTGGAAAACGTCAGCGAATTGCTGGACGACGACTCGTGGCTGCGCGGCCAGGTCGATGCCGTGCAGGCGCTGATCGAAGGCCCGCTGGATGCGCGCGCGCTGGAGGCGGCCACCCGCAGCCTGAAGGACGTCATCTACAAGCAGAGCCAGCTGAAGCACAGCATGGCCGACGTCAAGGTCACCGTCAAAAACATGATGATGACCTTTATCGACCGCCTGGGCCAGGTCGCCGCCTCGACGGGCGATTTCCACGAAAAGATCGGCAACTACTCGGCCAAGATCAGCCAGGCGCAGGACATCGGCGAGCTGAACTCCATCCTGGACGAAGTGCTGCAGGAAACCCGCATCGTCCAGGGCGAGGCGCTGAAGGCACGCGACAATATGGTGACGGCGCGCCAGGAAGTGCAGGACGCCGAAGCGCGCATCCACGCGCTGGAAACGCAGCTGCAGCATATGAGCGAACTGGTGCGCGAAGACCAGCTGACGGGCAGCCTGAACCGCCGCGGCCTGGACGACGTCTTCGAGCGCGAGACAGCCCGGGCCGACCGCCGCGGCACCCCGCTGTGCATTGCCGTGCTGGACCTGGACGACTTCAAGAAGCTGAACGACACCTACGGCCACATCGCTGGCGACGGCGCGCTGAAGCACCTCGTCAAGATCGTCAAGGAAACCCTGCGCTCGATGGACGTGATCGCCCGCTTCGGCGGCGAGGAATTCCTGATCATGCTGCCGGAAACGACGGTGGACGCGGCCGTGGCAACGATGACGCGCCTGCAGCGCGAACTGACGCGCCATTTCTTCATGCACGAGAACGAGAAGGTACTGATCACGTTCTCGGCCGGCGTCGCCCTGCGCCGGCCACACGAGGACCAGACGGAACTCGTCAAGCGTGCCGACCAGGCCATGTATACAGCGAAGAAGACCGGCAAGAACCGTGTGGTGGTCGCGGAATAA
- a CDS encoding response regulator: protein MNQKGVIKVFIADDHAIVREGLKMILADTKDIVVSGEAENGSDALRLFRKSGCHVVLLDISMPDRSGIEVLKQIKKEKPDLAVLMLSMHREDQYAIRSLKAGAAGYLTKQSAPKELVNAIRQVASGLKYISPALAQELANHVGDEHQVAPHETLSDREYQTLTMIASGKTVGAIAEELSLSVKTVSEYRARLLVKMKLKNSAELTHYAIKNGLLDQ, encoded by the coding sequence ATGAACCAGAAAGGTGTGATCAAGGTGTTCATCGCGGACGACCATGCGATCGTGCGCGAAGGCCTGAAAATGATCCTGGCCGATACCAAGGATATCGTCGTCTCCGGCGAGGCCGAAAACGGCAGCGATGCGCTGCGCCTGTTCCGCAAGTCCGGCTGCCACGTCGTACTGCTGGACATCTCGATGCCCGACCGCAGCGGTATCGAAGTGCTCAAGCAGATCAAGAAGGAAAAGCCCGACCTGGCCGTGCTGATGTTGTCGATGCACCGCGAGGACCAGTATGCCATCCGCTCCCTGAAGGCAGGCGCGGCCGGGTATCTGACGAAACAAAGTGCACCAAAAGAGTTGGTAAATGCCATACGGCAAGTCGCAAGCGGGTTAAAATATATCAGCCCTGCTTTGGCGCAAGAATTGGCCAACCACGTGGGCGATGAGCACCAGGTTGCCCCCCATGAAACCTTGTCGGATCGCGAATACCAGACGCTGACGATGATCGCCTCCGGCAAGACCGTGGGCGCGATCGCCGAGGAGCTGTCGCTGTCGGTCAAGACCGTCAGCGAGTACCGGGCTCGCCTGCTCGTCAAGATGAAGCTGAAGAACAGCGCCGAGCTGACGCACTATGCCATCAAGAACGGCCTGCTCGACCAGTAA
- a CDS encoding PAS domain-containing sensor histidine kinase yields the protein MSTAPSCHDAVWQTTRSELYVFDPATLRIRDANPAACRNTQYATPHITTLTLPDLAPQLGRSELDTSAAIHTHFVRADGQRYPVTLHVTPIRHDDAPALLAIADDDSATHALQRAQARFEAMVSNTPGLVYQFHLDADGNASFPYVSDGCQALLGLSAAELMAQPERFLELVLPDDRQSYLDAMLSSAGTLWGWNWEGRIWVDAWKDVKWINLRATPHSLPDGAVQWEGIMTNITESKQEQLEVRASRARLAELTAHIEKVKEQERTRIAREIHDDLGGNLTAIKMALAMLAARLPEDDRALHDKAAYVDQLADRTIDAVHRITLDLRPSILDFGLVAALDWQVKEFATQAGIACEFHTSAREIELDPDQASALFRIVQEALTNIAKHAGASKVTVRLQCGREHLGVKISDNGRGIAPADRSKPASFGLRGMAERANALGGTLHVTPAEGGGTVVAIKIRRQGYNSAP from the coding sequence ATGAGCACAGCCCCTTCCTGCCACGACGCGGTCTGGCAAACCACCCGCTCCGAGCTGTACGTATTCGATCCCGCCACCCTGCGCATCCGCGACGCCAACCCCGCCGCCTGCCGCAACACCCAGTACGCCACTCCGCATATCACGACGCTGACCCTGCCCGACCTGGCGCCGCAGCTGGGCCGGAGCGAACTCGACACCAGCGCCGCCATCCACACCCACTTCGTCCGCGCGGACGGCCAGCGCTATCCCGTCACGCTGCACGTGACGCCGATCCGCCACGATGACGCCCCTGCCCTCCTCGCCATCGCCGACGACGACAGCGCCACCCACGCCCTGCAGCGCGCCCAGGCCCGCTTCGAGGCAATGGTGTCGAACACGCCAGGGCTGGTCTACCAGTTCCACCTGGACGCCGACGGCAATGCCAGCTTCCCTTACGTCAGCGACGGCTGCCAGGCCCTGCTGGGTCTCTCCGCCGCCGAGTTGATGGCGCAGCCCGAGCGTTTCCTCGAACTGGTGCTGCCGGACGATCGCCAGTCCTACCTCGACGCCATGCTGTCCTCGGCCGGCACGCTGTGGGGCTGGAACTGGGAGGGCCGCATCTGGGTCGACGCGTGGAAGGATGTCAAATGGATCAACCTGCGCGCCACGCCCCACAGCCTGCCGGACGGCGCCGTGCAGTGGGAAGGCATCATGACCAACATCACGGAAAGCAAGCAGGAGCAGCTGGAGGTACGCGCCAGCCGCGCCCGCCTGGCGGAGCTGACCGCGCATATCGAGAAGGTCAAGGAGCAGGAACGCACCCGCATCGCGCGCGAGATCCACGACGACCTGGGCGGCAACCTGACCGCCATCAAGATGGCGCTGGCGATGCTGGCCGCACGCCTGCCCGAAGACGACCGGGCCCTGCACGACAAGGCCGCCTATGTCGACCAGCTGGCCGACCGCACCATCGACGCCGTCCACCGCATCACGCTCGACCTGCGGCCGTCGATCCTGGACTTCGGCCTCGTCGCCGCGCTGGACTGGCAGGTCAAGGAGTTTGCCACGCAGGCCGGGATTGCGTGCGAGTTCCACACCAGTGCCAGGGAAATCGAGCTCGATCCGGACCAGGCCTCCGCCCTGTTCCGCATCGTGCAGGAAGCGCTGACCAATATCGCCAAGCACGCCGGCGCCAGCAAGGTGACGGTGCGGCTGCAGTGCGGCCGCGAGCACCTGGGCGTGAAGATCAGCGACAATGGCCGCGGCATCGCCCCTGCCGACCGCAGCAAGCCGGCGTCGTTCGGCCTGCGCGGCATGGCCGAACGCGCCAATGCGCTGGGCGGCACCCTGCACGTCACGCCTGCCGAGGGCGGCGGCACGGTTGTCGCCATCAAGATACGTCGCCAAGGCTACAATAGCGCCCCATGA
- the greB gene encoding transcription elongation factor GreB — protein sequence MNKAFVKETDQDDDDDVAQAPAIPAGSKNYMTPAGYRRIKDELLQLIDVERPEVVKVVHWAASNGDRSENGDYIYGKRRLREIDRRIRFLTKRLDLAEVVDPSVHHGSDQIYFGATVTYANQHGEENTITIVGIDEFDPLKGKVSWISPIARTITKAREGDTVTLHTPTGVEELEILEVKYPQPEG from the coding sequence ATGAACAAAGCATTTGTGAAAGAAACCGACCAGGACGACGATGACGACGTCGCCCAGGCCCCGGCGATTCCGGCGGGCTCGAAGAACTACATGACGCCGGCCGGCTACCGGCGCATCAAGGACGAGCTGCTGCAGCTGATCGATGTCGAGCGCCCGGAGGTGGTGAAGGTGGTGCACTGGGCCGCGTCGAACGGCGACCGGTCGGAGAACGGCGACTACATCTACGGCAAGCGGCGCCTGCGCGAAATCGACCGGCGCATCCGCTTCCTGACGAAGCGGCTGGACCTGGCCGAGGTGGTGGACCCGAGCGTCCACCACGGCAGCGACCAGATCTACTTCGGCGCCACCGTCACGTACGCCAACCAGCACGGCGAGGAGAACACGATCACGATCGTCGGCATCGACGAATTCGACCCGCTCAAGGGCAAGGTCAGTTGGATCTCCCCGATCGCCCGCACCATCACGAAGGCCCGCGAGGGCGACACGGTCACCCTGCATACGCCGACCGGCGTGGAGGAGTTGGAGATTCTTGAGGTGAAGTATCCTCAGCCAGAAGGTTGA
- a CDS encoding transposase has translation MPRNARVFIDDVPLHVIQRGNNRNACFLGTEDYAHYLECLRTAARRCKCAVHAYVLMTNHVHLLLSPARAADVPVMMSSVAQKHAQYINWRYRRTGTVWEGRYRPRLFRAIRIC, from the coding sequence ATGCCGCGAAACGCCAGAGTATTCATCGACGACGTGCCTCTACACGTTATTCAACGCGGAAATAACCGTAACGCGTGTTTTTTGGGCACCGAAGACTATGCCCATTACCTGGAATGCTTGCGTACAGCCGCGCGTCGTTGCAAATGCGCGGTCCATGCGTACGTGCTGATGACCAATCACGTACACCTCCTCCTTAGCCCAGCGCGTGCTGCCGACGTACCGGTAATGATGAGCTCTGTGGCGCAGAAGCACGCGCAGTACATCAACTGGCGCTATCGTCGCACGGGGACTGTTTGGGAAGGTCGCTACCGGCCGCGCTTATTCAGAGCGATACGCATCTGCTGA